CCTGCTCATGAGCAAGGCTCTCTATCGGCTTGGATCATTTCCCCATCAACCTCTGGAGGAGGAACTGTTGATTATGTGAATGGCTTCAATGAAAAGGTAAAAGCATTGATCTGTTACAAAAGATAAGAGCAAATTCAAAAGATAAAGCAATTGCCAAAACCATTCTAATTTTCATCAGTCAAGTAACTGTTAAATTACTTGCCTAGCAGGATACATTATACGTGGAAGAcattgaagaaagagagaatgctGGGACTCCCAAATTATTCAGATCACAAGAGCAGCATTGGCATTTTGGTTGAAAGATTACGTGGAAATGAAGATCGAGAAACTAAAGCACAAGTACATTAAAGAAGCAATCGAAAGGCTCTCCAAAACCAGAACATAGAgattctcgggaacaagacAGCTAAGAGACAAGCTATATTGTCTTTCCTGATATACTCAACAACCACCCCCACCAGATTGtaataaaaagggaagagagagagagggctttaCCTGTGGGGAGAATGGGGACGAAAGAGACAAGCCTCTCCACGGACCTTTTGTTGCCACTCTCCTTATGACCTCCTTTGGCATTCAAGCGAGAGGCGGCAAGCTTTTGTGCCAGTCCATATGGTCATGCCCTACTTGGCATTAGTGAAGTTCAGTCCCATGCATTTAGATGTGCCATTCAAAAGGTAAGATGCTTGTTCTCTTTCCTGTAAGACAGTTACACAAACCTTCAGGTTTTCAAACTGTAATAGCCATACAAGCGAGGGATCTATTAGGCAGTACTCCTCAACCAATGAGATAATTTTTAGTGACATATAAGATTAAGCATTTGACTAATCGTCTGTGAGTTTACCTTTATAACAGGGTTTTGCTGAGTGAACTGGATGGACCAGAGTCAGCTTTCCCCACTACCTTCGGAGGAGGAGTTCGAGTACATTATTGCTGCACTGGAGTTTGTAGCTCTTTTGGCCAGAGGTTCCTTCTGCTCTATCATTTCAACCTGAAAACTGGAAACTGGACCTTCAAAAGAAGACATTCATGGAGATTGTagaaagaaaagggcaaaattTTATCTTAAATGACAACAAGGCTGGTAAAAATCTCAATGGTGATGCTAAACATGAGAGCCTCATTGCCAAGTACATGTCATACTGGGAAAGTGCAAAACATATTGCAGGTCTCCTCCCCAAGTTTCCTCCCGCCCAGGCTCCAGGAAGATATTGATCCAGAGCTGCTATACCTGCCTCTAGTAGAATATttgtgaaagaaaattatattgaataaaggCGTGTACAAAATCTATTCTAATAGACTATGCAATTTTTCAAATACTATGTCACCATGAGTCATCTAAAGATGATAAGCAAACTGATTCTTATGATAAGCAAACTGATTCTTACAGCCAACTGCATATATATGAAACAGCTCAAAATGACCATTCATGAATTGTGGGAACATTCTCTCCGCCATCATCAATGTTTTCAATCAATCCCAATGTTTATATGGCAAGTGTTTTAGCATCCCTGAAATGGGCCTTCACTGAGATCGGAGCACTTACCATGTGTGCATTATGATGACAGATTGATAGTGAAAGAGGAACCCTGCAATAAGTTATAACACTTACTATATAACTACATTCACATGAATACATATCCAGCTGCATTTCGATAAAATGAGGTCAAGGCACAGATATGAGCCAAAACCATGTTCACTAATCCTCTACGTAACTGTAAACAGTTCAATATGTCAGAGCTATTTTAATTGGATATTCAAATCAAATATGTCAAGAATGGTTAGAAATTACTAATTGCTTAGGCACTAATAATAACTATTCTGGTCAAAATATCTTTCCTGtaatgaaatagatttttctatttctattcttagatAAGTTTCGAGGAAAAACGTGtttgataaaaatacaaaatttatgttctcgACATAAAAACGATATAGAAATTTCTCCCATCCGAAAAGCCAAAGGATGGCAGTGTCAGGCAACAATTGACAGGTGGCAAGGGGGCTAGTGGCAGGCGGGCAGCGGCAAGGGGCCAATAGACAAGGCAGACAATCAGCGGTGGACGGCCACAGACGGCCAACAGTGACAAACGGAGGACTGGCTAGCGAGCGGGCTATGAGCGGTAGACAATAGACGATGGGCGGCAGCGACAAGTAGGGGGACGGTGGATGAAAGaatgtgaatttttatttctcatttctattctagaaataaagaagtcatttatgtttcaaacttatttctgaataaaaatttattccaaaagaAATATGACATTgctatcaaatgaatttatattccaaacaggaaaatagttttagaacaaaaatagaatggttatcatatGCGCCCAAATGACCAAGATTGACAATTCAATTGCTAAATGTCATTACAAAACGAATAACATATTAATCTTAAACATGCGGTGGTGAGATATAGTCTCTAAACAACTCTTACCACTACACAAGCGTTTAACACTGCATGTGAACTCACTTGAACTCTCCCTTGACAATCAGGTAGACTCAGCTTCCTTAGAGAATCAACAAACTTTATGCAGCCTCTAATCACCACAGAAACTTGCAATAAAGCACAATATGATATttgaaaatcaaaccaaaaaaaaaagtgaagccactattatcaatttttctgccAGCTTCAAAGGAACAGAAGGTTTCCTCCCAGAGATATATCTGCATCATCTTTTGCTTATGAGCATATTAGCTctattctctttcaaaagaaaaaaaggctcAATCATACGAACTGATAAAGTAAAATCGAAAGGAAGAAATGATACAGGAAAGAAAGAATGTAGACAAACCTTAAAGATGGCGACATGCTGGTACTTTCAGAATAGCTTGCCAAAAGAAGTTGAGGCTTTCCATTGTCACCTTCTTATATCCCTTGAAGCTTCCTTTGATTTTACAGACCCTTTTCATCTCATATGTCGTAAGTCAACTTTCAAGCTCACacgttgacacctaatttttattttcaagcacataaaaatcgattaaaaaaaaaaaagaggccgCGTGGTCGGGCCCAGGCCGGATCCGGCTTGGCCCGACCCgccctcttctcttctcttcccccGTGGGCCTTCGGCCCACCCTTTTCCTCTACCTGCAAAGGTTGTCTCCCATGAGGAATGTGCCAAAAACTAGATTTGCAATcacaaagaaaagcaaattccGAGGATAATACCAAGGTTGGAGTAGATCGCTAATAAAGAACCAACAACTGCAAATACAACTGCATGTTACATACCGTGCCAGCAAGAGCATAGGCAACCACAAGAGGAGGAGAAGCCAGATAGTTAGCCCTAGTTAGGGGGTGAACACGTCcttcaaaatttctgtttccAGACAATACAGCTGCAGCTACAAGATCTGACATTGTGCAAATTCAACAGTTAAGTGAGCTTATAACATTTTCTTGATGATATTATGCAGGATTATGAATTAATCTCTACCATTTTCAGTAATAGCTGATGCTACTGATTCATCAATATCCCCTGAGTTTCCAATGCATGTAGTGCATCCATAGCCAACAATATTGAATCCTAATTGGTTCAAATATGTCTGCAAGCCACTGCAAAAACAACACGTCTAGCTTAGCAAGAAGATCCATGGTTACTAACATGGGAAGAATACTTGGATCGATTAAAGGCACCTTTTCTGCAAATATTTGGTCACAACCCCAGAGCCCGGAGCAAGACTTGTCTTAATCCATGGTTTTACCTGACACAAGATTTATTTTGTTCagataaaaaaaactaagtCATCTACAACCAAATGTAGCAACTCATCAaaattttctgttaaaaatttgaaatatgctGCATTGATTCCAGCTACATGAGCGAAGAATCAATTCAGTGGACAGTAGATCGAGTAAAATTTTGCAGAGGTACATGCAGATGCACATGAGCCTATACCATCAGGTGACGGGTGTAGCAAAATCCATATGAACATCAAAACGTATTGCCTAATATATTCTACTTTGTCAGAAGAAGAGTTTCTGTCAGCCAACCTCCAATCCTAATTCACAAGCCTTCCTTGCTACCAAAGCAGCACCAAGCATTACACTAGGATTTGAAGTATTTGTGCAGCTAGTGATAGCTGCTATAACAACATCCCCATGCCGAAGCTGAGCTGGAGTCCCATGAAATGTGAACTCTACAACCTTTCCCTGTGATTCCTTTGGCACAGCAAAACCCTGCAAAGACATGGATGAAAATCAGTCAAAATCCTACatgaagacagaaaaaaaatcaaaatcaataatacTACATGAAGCATGCCATTTTGCCCATCTAAAGGCTCCTAAACTCTTCAACAACATAGTTCAAAAATTCAATGTACGTAAGAGGAGCCTGCATTAAGATTTCGACAAATAAAGTTGCTCATCAATCAACTTCTGCACAGTTAAAGcagcacaaagaaaaaaaaaggctggtAGAATCGATGTCAGTAGTAAGCACAAGTCAACACATAGTTAGATAACTATTTTGTTCTAGTATATTTACCAGAGTACAAGCACTGCATGCGAAGGGCAATTCACTTCCCAAATTTTGGAACCAACAAAGAGCCCCATGACCATGCACACCTATGATCACTTATAAAGAGTATACAAGATTCCGGAAAGCCTCACCTTAAATCCAACTCTATTATCCAAGCATGCATGCCAATCAGCTTTCATTTCTTTCAGTGGGACTCGATCGTGTGGCCTGGAAAGCGTTGATTCTTAGCCGATAGAAGGGTGAAGGGGGGGGGGAAACTAAACCTACTTTATGGCAACGGTATTGTATCCACTGGGGATTACCTTTTGGGACCCGAAATACATGGTTCCACATCCTTAAGATCCAGTTCCAGATAAGAGGAATATGTTCTCTCCACTTGGGGCTGCTTCCAACACAAAGATTCTTAGCAAGAAATAATGATGTACTCTTAAAGTCAAAAACATTCATAAAACTCACCTCATTGTAATCCACAAACATCTTGTTTGCCCGCAAGTAAGATTCTATCATGGCAACCTATGAAGTTGCTTAAGTTAACACAAGCAAGTACTCAGTACGCAGTACAAATTATGACGAAAATCTCTGTGATTACTTACGGTTTCCTCACTTCTGCCTGTCAATTTAAGATACTGCAGAGTGACATGATCAACAGGGAAAAAGCCCATGGTGGCACCATATTCGGGTGACATGTTAGCGATGGTGGCACGATCTGCCAATGACAATTCGCTCATTCCTTCCCCTGCAAAAGCGACACGACATTTAAAAACAACAGTAACAAGAAGGATTCAGTGGCTGTGGAATATCTTGAACAGAAAGGATTAACGATGCAGGGGAATCAGAAGATGTACCATAAAACTCAACAAATTTGCCCACAACGCCATGCTTCCTCAGCATTTGTGTTACGGTCAAGACCAGATCAGTTGCTGTTACCCCATCTTTCAGCTTCCCAATTAATTTAAACCCAACCACACCAGGAAGGACCATGCTCATCGGCTGCATCAAAATAAGAGATGAAAACAGAAATGCTAAGAAATGACTGAAAAAACTAATGGATGTATCTTCATACTTCAGAACATCTTGAAAAGGACATACTAGTGTCAAATGACACTAGTTTATCAGCCATCCacagtaaaaataaaataaaataaataataataataataataataatatattgaatTCTCTTACCTGGCCAAGCATTGCAGCTTCTGCTTCTATTCCTCCAACTCCCCAGCCAGCAACTCCTAATCCATCTATCATAGTTGTATGTGAATCAGTACCAACAACACTATCAGGGTAAAGCAAGCCGTTTGTGTTGAAGACCACTCTGCCAAGATATTCTAAATTAACCTACAAATAGATTCCAGCTCAGTTTGTCAACTCAATGATACAGGCCAATATTCTGGTAAAGCAAGAAGATTGCATATTCTCAAAGGACACGGCATGTAATAGTTCCACCAGGGGATATATACAGTTTATTCCACTTCTTATGTTAAAGTCATACATATGACCAGTATATATGCACTATATGTTTTACTACCTGGTGGACAATCCCCGATCCAGGCGGAACAACAAGCATATTATGAAATGCAGTTGAACCCCACTTGAGAAAGCCAAATCTCTCCTTGTTCCGATGAAACTCAAGTTCCATATTAGCCTGGACAGCATTTTCAGACCTTGCCACATCAACCTGAACGGAGTGGTCGATAACAAGATCCACTGGAACCTGCGTGATGATTGACATGTTCACAAATGATAGTTCAACTACTTGCACACACAGATAAAGTTCCTTCACCACCAACGAGTAGCTGGAACGAGCAACATGCTGACATATAAAGCTCACCAGTGGGTTGATTTTATTCGGATCTCCCCCAAGGCTATTCATCGCATCACGCATGCAAGCAAGATCAACAACAGCAGGCACCCCAGTAAAATCCTGATACAAATGACGACGCATCATCAAATTTCAAACATGGCAACTCTTCAAAACCCTGATCAGCATCAATGACACAAGATGCGCAGCTCCATGTACCTGCAGCAACACTCTAGCCGGCTTAAATGGGATCTCGACTTGTCTAGGAGAAGTGTTTTCCCAGTCGATGATCTTCTCGACATCCTTGCTCTTGACCTGGAACTCGTCGCAGTTCCGAATGGCGGACTCCAGAAGAATCCCAATAGAGTACGGCAGCCTATCTGAAGCATAAACAACGGAGATTGAAATTGAACAGGTAGATTCCGCTAGAATCCCGACAAGAGTACGGCACTCTGCCACTCTTATCCGCAACAGAGGACCATCGAACTCAAAAACTACTAGAAAACGAACTTCGCACTCGCGCTAAACACCGATCAAATCCACTCCGAAGCGCCATTAAACTCATCATTTCCAATCCAAAACATCGAAAGGAATCGAAAggaacgacgacgacgacgacgacgaggagaGGAAAGAACGAGAAGCACTGACCAATCCGGGAATCGCCGAGGGCCGGGAGAGAGAAGTAGGTCCCGAACTCGCCGCCTCCGGGCCTCTCGAGCGTCTTCAGAATGCTCTTGAACGGATTCTCGCAAGCTGACACGCCGAACAATCGGATTAGAGAGAAAGTTTCGATCGCGGTTTCCGACACCGGAGCGCACGCATCAACGGGAAACGGGAAACGGGAAACGGCGGAAAGCGGCGGCTTACCCATGGATGAAGATCGGAGCTGCTCCGCCGGCGGCGAGATGCGGCGACAAGATTAGACGGAGATCTGAATCacgcggagagagagagagctagagagagaaactagagagagtgagggaggggGTAGGGTTGATTAAATATCGGGGAGAGATttcagaggatgagagagagagagagagagagagagggatcggTGGGGGTGGTTGGTTGGACATGGGAAGATGCAATGAACGATTTTGCGGGGGGACTCTTTTTGTCGCGATCGTTTTCGAGAAAAATGGGGAGACGATGATGGTGACGACGGCCGGGGCCCAGGTTGAGGTCACGTGTTTTATAGTTCTTCTTCCCGATGCCGAGTTTTGGATTATTATTTAAATCTTTTTTGGCCTTTCATCTTTTTGGTGCTCTCCGCATATTCTTTCCTCTTTCCCcacccaccaaaaaaaatggatgaGGGAAGAGGGGAATCGTGACCTCCTAAAGCTGTGTTTGGTTACCGGGATAACGGTGAGGATGCGATGCATCTTGTGTTCTCCGGTATTGAATTCTTTTCCAAGATAGGATAAGGTCAAAGGTAATAGAAATAAAATCCGAATTCAGGAATTCAATGTGAAAGGTGAGATGAAGGTGGAGCCATCTATAGCTGCAAGTCAAAACGTAGCGCCACCGTCCTTGTTTTCTTGaacgaaaaatgaaatttcgaGTTTTCAAGTAGAAAGAGGGCTAAAGTACGTAATAAATGGGGTTGCTGGCTTTTTATTGAGATTGTGGACTCTTTTCTAGCTCTTTTCCTTAAGGAAGCTAGTTGGATTggacatatcaaatatttagaCAATGATAAGAGAAAGAGCTTATGAGAAGCTTTTTTAAAGCGTCTGCCTTCTGTCCTTGATGTCGAGTTGGATGTAAAATGTTAGATTGCTACGGCACGATATGTTGATTGAAGTACGGTTTATCTTATTATAGTTTCATAGTTCATAATATTTCTTATCGCACAAAATCCACAATGGCTATCATGTCAAATATTACTATAGCTATTATGCTTCCTTTAGTATTTACCTTTCCACTCCATTGGTTGTTGTATCATGTCAAATATTACTAGGAAAGTCTGCACTGATAACTCTTAGGATCAAGTCattgtgcaatcaagttttCAAAATGTAAGTCTTTGTGatcaaattctctctcttttttttatttgtgcacTTTGGTCATTCTGGCAAAGTCATGGGTGAAATTGATGACATGGATTTTTCTTATTATGTTTTTGATATAGATGGCACTGATGTGACGTTAAGAAAagtgtaaagaaaaaaaaaattggaaaacgaAAGTTGTGAGGAAAACAAAAGCAACCcaaaatttctttataaaaaaaaaaatcgagagagAATTTGACCAGTCAGGGCGAAAGATGGGAAAAGGGGAAagattatatatgtatttatcACGGGTCGATAGTTTCCTTGGTTGTGGATCAACCCGTATGGGGCCTGACAAGCGGAACTCACTAGGCTAGctttccttctatagttgttccgCTAAACAATACGACGAATAGCTCTTTTATACGAGATCATACCATGCCCAACTTTGCTCTGGCGTCTAGTTCATCGAGCGAGACAGCAGCCCTCATTAGGTTTAATAACAACTAGTTTCGGCCTGCTCTAGCCTCatcaggagagcggcatcagctctCGACCAGTTTATGCACGGGAGGCCAATCCCATCTTCAAAGCTCCTAAGTAATATAATCCTTCAATTATAGAACTCTTAGCACCAACCGTCCCATCACCACTCTCACGAACCAGTTGTATACATCATCTCTGCATCATTATTCTTCACTCAATAACCCAAGCTTCACTCTTAGTAGTTCACGGGTACAGGAAGATTCACGAACCATGTCATATTCACAatagatataaacatatatatcatttcaaatatatttatattcattattttattgaaaacttATTATATATTACTATCATGTACTTTACGTTTCTATTGAAATTGAAAACACGCCAACAGTTCAGTCATTAAAAATAGAGTCTTCTGTCCCTCGAGGGATAGATTAGTTCATCATCCTTGTTTCTCAACCAATGTGGAACAATGCAATTGTAATATTCTGACTCGCTAGTCGCAAGTCAAGCTCTTATAGGAGATACAAGCTTGGAACGCTTCATAAGAAAAAAGGACATTGTGGAATGATTGTTTTGCGTGCGTTCGTCTTCGCTTTGTCCTGTATTGATTGACTTCCGGACGTCGGAGCATACTCACCCCTATAAATTCCACAAGCATGATCAATTCGTGCTTTCAGCTTGGACTAAGGCTATTTTGTCCTTACACCGACTAATGTATCGCCTCGCCACGCACAGGGAACACAAGGCGGTGGTGGCGTTTGAATTTCCCCCGACAAGGTAGGGGTGGCCTCATGCCTATCCTCGAGACAGTGGCTCTTTCTCttgcttaatttttctttttttagttatGGTTTGTTTAGTCTTTCTTCAAtgtttttttcgtttttttgtttgtccttaaatttttctctttttttttttttactgtggCACCACCTCTGCAAAGCAAATTAAAAGATGATATGCTATACTCCGGCGCCTCATGTCGACAAATTTGACGATGAACTTGCCAGAAGGATTAAATGGCAtcccataaataaataaaaaattatgatttgattgcacaTCGAAATCAAACTTTTAAAATACTTGATGCAATTTTTTATGCCTACACCGACTTTTAAAAATTAGGCAGCCACACGTTCGTATTAGCCcaaaaatgatatttcttgACCTAGATGGTCAAAAGTTTGACGCGAAAAGAAGGCCcttttttggtaataaatgaaaaattaaaatttcgagacctttttaagcaaaaataaaaagcatgAAAAGGATGAGTCCCTTGATCTTAGAATATGTTACTCGCTATCTGCTTTACTAGATTCCAGACTTTTGGACATTGATCACCGACAACATCCATGTCCAATGGACTCAAATCAAggatctatttatttttgtagagaataagtgatttaaaaaaatattcaaaataatcttctatatcatttgaaacgattaattgataaaaaaattctcattatgGTAATAATTCATGTCTAATCCTTTTCATGAattacgaaaatattttttgttcacttatttttatttttttttgtaaaagtaatcaatacaaacaatcatttttaagaaaatattgtataaatatttattatttgcaAAATAAACCCACTCTAATCATGCATCAAAAGAAATGATTATGCAAAAATAACTTTATATCTAAGATTCTCTTTTAGACCACCTAAACGTGGGCACTCGTCATGCAATCCCAACTACCATATGGTTTAAGATATGAAAACTTTGATGAATTGGAAGATTCGGATGACATTTGACCCTCCTTCATTGAACCACTAAACAAAAGAAGTACTAATAGAAGTGGTCTTTAGTATataccccccaaaaaaaaaaaaaaggatagaatTTTTTCCAGTCCCTCTTTAATTTATCCGCTCCCTCGAAATAATATTTTGACGATACCATCTTTTATGGGTCCTACGTTTTGGTACGATATAGCCAATGGCGATTATTAAAGTCAAATGCGGGGCCCATATTGCATCCCGCTCCTTTTACTCGgatcttctttctcttccttttgtgtctctctattctctctctttacCTATTCATgatcctctttttcctttccaccTTCTCCACTTATGTCCTCCTCTGCACCCTTGATCCATGACTAGCAGTAGGGATCTGTCGTGGGTGACGGTGGCCACGACGGCCATTGACCCGACGACGTCGCGCTCCGGCAAGTGGAACTCGCACCTGCACCTCTCCATTGTCGCCCTCCACTTCATCGGAGCTGAACCCTCCGTGTTAACCATCACCAGCTCCTTCCTTTTCAGCTCGTGCATCATATTACTGCACCTCCCGCCTAGGACCTCCCGGTCGAATAAGTAATagagataaaagtaaaaaagaaagaaggacaAAGTAAAAACAAGACAAATTGGGTCCCACATTTGTCATTAATTATTACCGGTGGGTATAACGTGCTAAAAAAGCGAGACAATG
Above is a window of Eucalyptus grandis isolate ANBG69807.140 chromosome 9, ASM1654582v1, whole genome shotgun sequence DNA encoding:
- the LOC104419619 gene encoding aconitate hydratase 1 — its product is MACENPFKSILKTLERPGGGEFGTYFSLPALGDSRIDRLPYSIGILLESAIRNCDEFQVKSKDVEKIIDWENTSPRQVEIPFKPARVLLQDFTGVPAVVDLACMRDAMNSLGGDPNKINPLVPVDLVIDHSVQVDVARSENAVQANMELEFHRNKERFGFLKWGSTAFHNMLVVPPGSGIVHQVNLEYLGRVVFNTNGLLYPDSVVGTDSHTTMIDGLGVAGWGVGGIEAEAAMLGQPMSMVLPGVVGFKLIGKLKDGVTATDLVLTVTQMLRKHGVVGKFVEFYGEGMSELSLADRATIANMSPEYGATMGFFPVDHVTLQYLKLTGRSEETVAMIESYLRANKMFVDYNEPQVERTYSSYLELDLKDVEPCISGPKRPHDRVPLKEMKADWHACLDNRVGFKGFAVPKESQGKVVEFTFHGTPAQLRHGDVVIAAITSCTNTSNPSVMLGAALVARKACELGLEVKPWIKTSLAPGSGVVTKYLQKSGLQTYLNQLGFNIVGYGCTTCIGNSGDIDESVASAITENDLVAAAVLSGNRNFEGRVHPLTRANYLASPPLVVAYALAGTVCNMQLYLQLLVLY